The following nucleotide sequence is from Planctomycetia bacterium.
CGCGTCGTCCTCAGTCCGTTCCTGCGCGAGACGTTCGACCAGCTGATCCGCGAGCATGACGAGATCAAGGTCGAGACCCACAATCCGCCCGACGGCACCGGCTTCCTCCTCGGCCTGTATCTGCTCGTGCCGCTGCTCCTCATGGCCGGGTTCTGGATCACGCTGCGCCGGGCTCGCGACCCGCTCGGCAACACCGGCTTCCTTGGCGGCTTCAGCAAGTCGCCGGCCAAGCGCTACGGCTCCGGCGACAAGACGGTCACGTTCGCCGACGTCGCCGGCCTCGATCAGGTGAAGCAGGATCTCGCCGAGATCGTCGAGTTCCTCAAGGACCCGAAGAAGTTCCAGCGGCTCGGCGGCCGCGTCCCCAAGGGGGTGCTGCTGATGGGGCCGCCCGGAACAGGCAAGACGCTCCTCGCCCGGGCCGTGGCCGGCGAGGCGGGCGTGCCCTTCTTCTCGATCTCGGGCAGCGAGTTCATCCAGATGTTCGTCGGCGTCGGCGCCTCGCGAGTCCGCGACCTGTTCAAGACCGCCAAGGACGCCTCGCCGGCGATCCTGTTCATCGACGAGATCGACGCCGTGGGCCGGGTCCGCGGCGCGGGCCTCGGCGGCGGCCACGACGAGCGCGAGCAGACGCTCAACCAGATCCTCTCCGAGATGGACGGCTTCAGCCCGTCGGAGTCGGTGATCGTGCTCGCGGCCACCAACCGGCCCGACGTTCTCGACCCCGCGCTTCTTCGCCCCGGCCGCTTCGACCGCCATGTGACCGTCGACCGCCCCAACCAGAAGGCCCGCCTCGCCCTCTACAAGGTCCATACCCGCACCGTGCCGCTGGCGGCCGACGTCGACCTGGAGCGGCTTGCGAGCGCCACCGTCGGCCTGACCGGCGCCGACATCCGCAACCTCGTCAACGAGGCGGCCCTCTGGGCCACGCGGCACGACAAGCCGGCGGTCGACTCCTCCGACTTCGACTACGCCCGCGACAAGGTGCTGATGGGTCCGAAGCGCGAGGAGGTGCTCAGCGGCCACGAGAAGACGATGACGGCATATCACGAGGCCGGCCACGCCCTGGCCGCCTGGCTCCTGCCCAACGTCGACAAGCTCCACAAGGTGACGATCATCCCGCGCGGCCGGGCCCTCGGCCTGACGCAACTCATGCCGGAGGAGGACCGGATGAACATCGCCGAGTCCGACCTCCACGGCCGGCTGGCGTTGATCCTCGCCGGCCGGGCGGCGGAGAAGCTCGTGTTCGGCGAGTACACCGCGGGCGCCGAGAACGACCTCACGCAGGCCACGCGGCTGGCGCGAAAGATGGTCGCCCATTGGGGAATGAGCGAACGGCTCGGGCCCGTGGCCTGTGCCACCTCCAACGAACACCCGTTCCTCGGCCGCGACGTCTACGAGCAGCGCGAGTTCAGCGAGCGGACGGCACAGATCATCGACGAGGAGGTGAGCCGCGTGCTCAACGACGCCGCCGACCGGGCGGTCCGCCTGCTCTCCGAGCACCGCGACAAGCTCGACCTGATGGCGACGGAACTGGAAAAGCGCGAGACGCTCGACGACACCGACCTCGCCGAGATCATCGGCCCGGCCGTCCCGCGACGCGGCGGCGAACGAGTCCCCTCTCAGGCCGCCCGCACGGGCGACTGACCGCGGTCGCCCACGTCCCCGCCCACGTCCGCTTGGAGAAGAAACTCGCGATGCTCGCGCACGCCGTCTATTTCTCGCTCAAGGACCGCTCCCCGGCCGCGCTGGCGAAGCTTCTGGCCTCCTGCCGCACGCACCTCACCGGCCATCCCGGCACGGTCTTCTTCTCGGTCGGCACCTGCGCCCCCTACGACCGGCAGGTGAACGACCGCGACTTCGACGTCGCGCTCTTCATCGTCTTCGAGTCGCACGCGGCGCACGACGCCTACCAGGTCGCCGACCGGCACGAGACGTTCATCGCCGAGAACGCGACGAACTGGGCCAAGGTCCGTGTCTTCGACGCCGACTGCTGACCGGCGGAGGGCCGGCACGAAATAGGCCCAGACCGAGAAAAGGAGCCCAGGGAGGCCGAAAAAGGTAGCGTAGCCGTCCTTTGAATGGTATCGTAGGTGCATGCCGCCCCCTCCTTACCTGCGTCGGACAGTGGACGCCCTCTTGGGGCAGCTTCTTCTGGACCTGCCTGCCGTCGCCGTCGAGGGCCCGAAAGGCGTCGGCAAAACCCGCACCGCCCGACGCCACGCGGGCACCTCGTTCGATCTTTCGGATCCGTCCACGCTCGAACTCGTCAAGGCGGATCCGGCCCGACTGACCGCGGCCCGAGCACCTGTCATGATCGATGAGTGGCAGTACCACCCTCCCGTTTGGGACCTCGTGCGTCGCGCCGTCGATGACGACCCGACACCCGGACGATTCCTGCTCACCGGTTCCGCATCACCGGTCGCGCGGTCGCTCCACTCCGGTGCGGGCCGGATCGTGAAACTGCGCATGCGGCCGTTGTCGCTGCCGGAGCGCGATCTCGCGCCGCCCACGGTGTCGCTGGCCGAACTGTTGACCGGTTCGCGACCGGCGGTGCGTGGCACGTGTTCGCTGCGGCTGGAGGATTACGCGCGGGAGGTGGTCGCCGGAGGGTTTCCGGCGCTTCGGCATCTCGCGGGCCTTGCGAGAAAAGTCGCTCTCGACGGATACCTCGAGCGGGTCGTCGATCGCGACGTCCCGGAGGCGGGCCACGCCCTGCGGCGGCCCGATGCCCTGCGACGCTGGCTGACGGCCTATGCCGCGGCCACCGGCACCACCGCCAGCTTCGAGACGATTCGCGATGCAGCCACCGGGGGCTCGACCACGAAACCGGCGAAGACGACCGTGATCACCTACCGCGACGTGCTCGAGCGGATTTGGATCCTCGATCCGGTCGAGGCCTGGCTGCCGACCCGAAATCACTTGCGCACGCTCACTGCGGCGCCGCGGCACCATCTGGCCGATCCGGCACTCGCGGCCCGCCTGCTTGGTGTCGATGCCGATGCGTTGCTCGAAGGCCGGACCGGCGGGCCGGCCGTGCCCCGCGACGGGACGCTGCTGGGAAAGCTGTTCGAATCGCTGGTGACACTCGGCGTCCGCGTGGCCGCGGAGTCGGCCGGGGCCCGCGTGCGCCACCTGCGCACCGCCGAGGGCAGGCGGGAGGTGGA
It contains:
- a CDS encoding ATPase AAA, with protein sequence MPPPPYLRRTVDALLGQLLLDLPAVAVEGPKGVGKTRTARRHAGTSFDLSDPSTLELVKADPARLTAARAPVMIDEWQYHPPVWDLVRRAVDDDPTPGRFLLTGSASPVARSLHSGAGRIVKLRMRPLSLPERDLAPPTVSLAELLTGSRPAVRGTCSLRLEDYAREVVAGGFPALRHLAGLARKVALDGYLERVVDRDVPEAGHALRRPDALRRWLTAYAAATGTTASFETIRDAATGGSTTKPAKTTVITYRDVLERIWILDPVEAWLPTRNHLRTLTAAPRHHLADPALAARLLGVDADALLEGRTGGPAVPRDGTLLGKLFESLVTLGVRVAAESAGARVRHLRTAEGRREVDLIVVRDDHRIVAIEVKLSQSIDDEDVRHLRWLGDTIGDDLLDAVVVTTGGEAYRRTDGIAVVPAGMLGP
- the ftsH1 gene encoding ATP-dependent zinc metalloprotease FtsH 1, which gives rise to MDNAPRPSRQPPRPPLAGRPLGLPALILLGLGAVAVATYLTGGQLGTAPLVRFDEFRRQAKEGNVESIRITGDTIDGTFRTPPPVEPGQKSQPEFRVVLSPFLRETFDQLIREHDEIKVETHNPPDGTGFLLGLYLLVPLLLMAGFWITLRRARDPLGNTGFLGGFSKSPAKRYGSGDKTVTFADVAGLDQVKQDLAEIVEFLKDPKKFQRLGGRVPKGVLLMGPPGTGKTLLARAVAGEAGVPFFSISGSEFIQMFVGVGASRVRDLFKTAKDASPAILFIDEIDAVGRVRGAGLGGGHDEREQTLNQILSEMDGFSPSESVIVLAATNRPDVLDPALLRPGRFDRHVTVDRPNQKARLALYKVHTRTVPLAADVDLERLASATVGLTGADIRNLVNEAALWATRHDKPAVDSSDFDYARDKVLMGPKREEVLSGHEKTMTAYHEAGHALAAWLLPNVDKLHKVTIIPRGRALGLTQLMPEEDRMNIAESDLHGRLALILAGRAAEKLVFGEYTAGAENDLTQATRLARKMVAHWGMSERLGPVACATSNEHPFLGRDVYEQREFSERTAQIIDEEVSRVLNDAADRAVRLLSEHRDKLDLMATELEKRETLDDTDLAEIIGPAVPRRGGERVPSQAARTGD
- a CDS encoding stress responsive protein — its product is MLAHAVYFSLKDRSPAALAKLLASCRTHLTGHPGTVFFSVGTCAPYDRQVNDRDFDVALFIVFESHAAHDAYQVADRHETFIAENATNWAKVRVFDADC